A section of the Pochonia chlamydosporia 170 chromosome 2, whole genome shotgun sequence genome encodes:
- a CDS encoding peroxin 8 (similar to Verticillium alfalfae VaMs.102 XP_003000987.1), which yields MPADRLLNTVLQYYQDVHDAAKTDQIIGTTTHLLTQLSNPLNLGVLTSQLLTAPAIWHRNDGSKTAVRIIGIYHTAAVRVRENEIEGVKRKGPSEGGGLRCEEWTRAVVKGADERSRRWQHLLVLTGVLMGMEGQDRQSLSRGLRNTLEQAVVMAANLALEGNVEDGPAAAVSIITALNFAFPILSEFHRAQINCNALLPIAIWAITGEEGFCDAQFLKAVSRDTTLQPGHIFSWPERSASCQLLRDMDKQPLMTNMGPLSKLAAFAVQNATDTPVVLQAQDALLVFTARVLDAWQKNRFSEIDPAFEGSHLSPETAQTTWPLLWQVFRKLMFGTTAVLQAIVARGLLDPHMLMHGMAPSVASKSLQILRNMFFISNRNGNSAFQVYTFAYMTSLDVLSRDGPATEAFLREIRPADAILNPSAHLHMTLDLFYLNVAEHLPLTLSTDACELLIVKPAISYLSQEGAMSPSMTEIFESAHSAILSVLSCPQHSALTIKITPFYIVKVFDSFPQHISPRQFRVAFKTVMEIVSPPFPIAAIEPHMSETLLDMLRTNTITASKTLLPTKPDTVSQALEETQEEPLSEQSALVMTLIDSLPFLPLPLVEEWLAITAQAMNEIEDPRLKLPVKKRFWDILVNGEMDVERSTIGVAWWGTKGGRELVLFGGAPEPPLMSGALGGDTSSRL from the coding sequence ATGCCTGCAGATAGACTCCTAAATACTGTCCTGCAGTATTACCAGGACGTCCACGATGCCGCAAAGACGGACCAAATCATCGGCACCACGACCCATTTGCTAACGCAGCTCTCCAACCCGCTCAACCTCGGTGTCCTCACATCACAGCTTCTCACGGCCCCGGCCATCTGGCACCGAAACGATGGATCCAAAACTGCCGTAAGGATAATCGGCATATATCACACCGCCGCCGTTCGCGTGCGCGAGAACGAAATCGAGGGCGTCAAACGCAAAGGTCCATCTGAAGGCGGAGGACTCCGATGCGAAGAATGGACCCGAGCAGTTGTCAAGGGCGCTGACGAGAGGTCTCGACGGTGGCAGCACCTGCTCGTATTGACTGGTGTGTTGATGGGTATggaaggccaagatcgaCAGTCTTTGTCGAGAGGGCTGCGCAATACCTTGGAGCAAGCTGTCGTCATGGCCGCCAATCTCGCCCTTGAAGGAAACGTCGAAGATGGTCCCGCAGCCGCAGTATCCATCATCACGGCTTTGAATTTTGCGTTTCCTATACTCTCCGAGTTTCACAGAGCTCAGATAAATTGCAATGCGCTGCTACCAATTGCCATCTGGGCAATTaccggagaagaaggctttTGCGATGCGCAGTTCCTCAAGGCAGTCAGCAGAGACACCACATTGCAACCCGGCCATATCTTCTCATGGCCTGAACGGTCTGCTTCCTGTCAGCTATTGcgggacatggacaagcaACCATTGATGACAAACATGGGCCCACTGTCCAAACTGGCAGCCTTTGCTGTACAGAATGCGACTGATACTCCTGTGGTGTTGCAAGCGCAGGATGCTTTGTTAGTATTTACTGCCAGGGTCCTGGATGCTTGGCAAAAGAATCGATTTAGCGAAATCGACCCGGCCTTTGAGGGTTCTCACTTGAGCCCTGAAACGGCACAAACCACCTGGCCATTATTGTGGCAGGTATTCAGAAAGCTCATGTTTGGCACGACAGCCGTCCTGCAGGCAATTGTGGCTCGCGGTCTGTTGGATCCGCACATGTTGATGCACGGCATGGCTCCCAGCGTTGCCTCCAAGTCGTTGCAAATATTGCGAAATATGTTCTTCATCTCGAATAGAAACGGAAACAGCGCGTTCCAGGTATACACATTCGCTTACATGACGTCGCTTGACGTTTTGAGTCGAGACGGCCCAGCCACCGAAGCGTTTCTCAGAGAAATCCGACCTGCGGACGCAATTCTCAATCCGTCAGCACACCTTCACATGACGCTCGATTTATTCTACCTCAACGTGGCGGAACATCTCCCTCTCACACTCTCCACCGACGCATGCGAGCTCCTCATTGTGAAGCCCGCAATCTCATACCTCTCCCAAGAAGGCGCCATGTCACCATCCATGACCGAAATCTTCGAATCTGCTCATAGTGCCATTCTATCCGTGCTCTCATGCCCACAACACAGCGCACTCACCATCAAGATTACACCCTTTTACATTGTCAAAGTCTTTGACTCGTTCCCTCAACACATATCCCCACGCCAATTCAGAGTCGCCTTCAAAACCGTCATGGAAATTGTATCTCCGCCGTTCCCCATCGCCGCCATAGAGCCACACATGTCGGAAACACTTTTGGACATGCTTCGCACTAACACCATTACCGCGAGCAAGACCTTGCTCCCtaccaaaccagacactgTTTCACAAGCACTCgaagaaacgcaagaggAGCCCTTATCAGAGCAAAGTGCCTTGGTCATGACGCTGATAGAttctttgccattcttgcCGCTGCCGTTGGTGGAGGAATGGTTGGCAATCACTGCCCAGGCCATGAATGAGATTGAAGACCCTCGGCTGAAACTACCAGTGAAGAAGCGATTCTGGGACATACTGGTAAATGGGGAGATGGACGTGGAGAGGTCGACGATTGGAGTTGCTTGGTGGGGGACAAAAGGAGGCAGAGAACTTGTGCTGTTTGGAGGCGCCCCTGAACCACCTTTGATGAGTGGTGCGTTGGGAGGGGATACGAGTAGCCGGTTGTAG
- a CDS encoding diacylglycerol O-acyltransferase (similar to Coccidioides immitis RS XP_001247089.1) produces the protein MSTATATSVDAANGAATNGNASKRRNGKAAPDLVEAEPKDATTIEKLRSSTQKKYRHVAAVHSKSRPSCLSHDSDATPSFIGFRNLMVIVLVVGNVRLMIENLKKYGVLICLRCHSYKNEDVLIGGLLYFLIPCHLLVAYLIELAAAKQARGSRKRLKPGSSGPSEQDKKQFHSTWVLVAWAHAINMTLAFSITTFVVYFYVHHPLVGTLTEMHAVIVSLKTASYAFTNRDLRHAYLHPVKGELIPELYLQCPYPNNITFGNLVYFWWAPTLVYQPVYPRTDKIRWVFVFKRLGEVCCLSAFIWFASFQYAAPVLQNSLDKIASLDFIMILERLLKLSTISLVIWLAGFFALFQSFLNALAEVLRFGDRSFYDDWWNSESLGAYWRTWNKPVYTYFKRHVYVPMIGRGWSPWAASCTVFFVSAVLHEVLVGVPTHNIIGVAFLGMFLQLPLIALTAPMEKMKWGHTGRVMGNVIFWVSFTIFGQPFAALMYFYAWQAKYGSVSRQPILVAQA, from the exons ATGAgcacggccacggccaccagCGTCGATGCTGCAAATGGCGCCGCGACCAACGGAAATGCCAGCAAACGTCGCAATGGCAAAGCAGCTCCCGACCTGGTCGAGGCGGAACCTAAAGACGCGACCACTATTGAGAAGCTCAGATCTTCGACCCAGAAGAAGTATCGCCATGTAGCAGCCGTGCACTCCAAGAGCCGCCCGTCGTGTTTGAGTCACGATTCCGATGCCACACCTAGCTTTATCGGCTTTCGCAATTTGATGGTTATTGTTCTTG ttgttggcaatgtgCGATTGATGATTGAGAACTTGAAGAAG TATGGCGTGTTGATATGCCTTCGATGCCACTCGTACAAGAATGAAGACGTCCTCATCGGCGGACTTCTCTACTTTCTCATTCCCTGCCATTTATTGGTCGCTTACTTGATTGAGCTTGCTGCAGCCAAACAAGCTCGCGGATCACGAAAGCGTCTCAAGCCTGGCTCGTCTGGTCCGTCAgagcaggacaagaagcagtTTCATTCGACATGGGTTCTGGTTGCATGGGCTCATGCCATCAACATGACACTCGCTTTCTCCATCACAACCTTTGTGGTATACTTTTACGTTCATCACCCTCTTGTCGGAACCCTGACGGAGATGCACGCCGTTATTGTCTCGCTCAAGACGGCCTCGTACGCATTCACGAACCGAGATCTTCGCCACGCGTACCTGCACCCCGTTAAAGGAGAGCTTATCCCCGAATTGTACTTGCAATGCCCGTACCCGAACAACATTACCTTTGGCAACCTCGTCTACTTTTGGTGGGCGCCCACGCTAGTATACCAGCCAGTATACCCGCGCACCGACAAGATCAGATGGGTGTTTGTGTTTAAGAGACTCGGCGAAGTCTGCTGCCTGAGCGCCTTCATCTGGTTCGCCAGCTTCCAGTACGCTGCGCCCGTTCTACAGAATTCCCTCGACAAGATTGCCTCGCTGGACTTTATCATGATCCTGGAACGCCTTTTGAAGCTGTCGACTATTTCGCTTGTTATTTGGCTGGCAGGATTCTTTGCCCTCTTCCAATCGTTCTTGAACGCACTGGCTGAGGTGCTACGATTCGGCGATCGATCATTTTATGACGACTGGTGGAACAGCGAGAGCCTCGGGGCGTACTGGAGAACGTGGAACAAGCCCGTGTACACTTATTTCAAGCGTCACGTCTATGTTCCCATGATTGGACGCGGATGGAGCCCCTGGGCCGCCAGCTGCACCgttttctttgtctctgctgTACTGCACGAGgttcttgttggtgttccCACCCACAACATTATTG GTGTCGCGTTTCTAGGCATGTTCCTGCAGCTGCCGCTCATCGCGCTCACAGCACccatggagaagatgaaatGGGGACACACAGGCCGTGTCATGGGCAACGTGATCTTTTGGGTGTCCTTCACCATCTTTGGCCAGCCGTTCGCAGCCTTGATGTATTTTTACGCATGGCAAGCCAAGTACGGCAGTGTCAGCAGACAGCCCATCCTTGTAGCGCAGGCATAG